A window of the Henckelia pumila isolate YLH828 chromosome 3, ASM3356847v2, whole genome shotgun sequence genome harbors these coding sequences:
- the LOC140892528 gene encoding large ribosomal subunit protein cL37 yields MALLFTAPLFYPTSSSSSASASLAHPLLSLGNNFIAKHPKPSVGYTIRAPLVSKNRGLLIVKASSDVDGTESSAPDSPTPSDKNETVPVENLPLESKVQMNLEQKMKMKIAKKIRLRRKRLLRKRILRKKGRWPPSKLKKNKNV; encoded by the exons ATGGCTCTACTCTTCACCGCTCCTCTCTTCTATCCTACGTCTTCTTCATCTTCTGCGTCTGCATCACTTGCTCACCCTC TCTTAAGTTTGGGCAACAACTTCATCGCCAAGCATCCAAAACCATCTGTTGGATACACGATTCGAGCACCTCTTGTTTCGAAAAACAGAGGTTTATTGATTGTTAAGGCATCTTCTGATGTTGATGGAACCGAATCCAGTGCTCCCGATTCTCCCACTCCTTCGGACAAAAATGAAACTGTGCCCGTCGAGAATCTCCCTTTGGAATCCAAGGTTCAGATGAATCTTGAGCAAaagatgaaaatgaaaattGCAAAGAAAATCAGATTAAGGAGAAAGAGGCTTCTGAGGAAGCGTATTTTGAGGAAGAAGGGAAGATGGCCGCCTTCAAAGTTGAAGAAAAACAAGAACGTGTAA